GATTTCATTGGCCGCGCCTTTGCCGCCCTGTCCGCGCTCTACATTGCGGACGGCCATCACCGCACCGCCGCAGCCGCGCGCCTCTATCAAAAACGGGGCAGCGGCCCCGCTGCCTGGTTTCTGGCGGTCATTTTTCCCCATCACCAGTTGCAAATCCTTCCCTACAATCGCGTGCTCAAAGATTTGAATGGCTTGACGCCTGCCCGATTGTGGGAGCGATTGCAGAACGTGCTGGAGGTTTTGCCCGACCCCGGGCCCGTGCCGGCCCGAAAACACGAGCTTTGTTTTTATCACGCCGGAAAGTGGCATCGCCTGCGGTGGAAGGACGGCGTGGCCAGCGCGCCCCACGCGGTGGAGCGCCTGGACGCCGCCCTTTTGCAACAGCACGTGCTCCAGCCGGTGTTTGGCATTGACAACCCCCGCACCAGCGAGCGCATTGCCTTCATCGGGGGCATCCGAGGCCCTGCCGAGCTGGAGCGGCTGGTGAACTCCGGCGAGTATGCCGCCGCCTTTTCGCTCCATCCCACCACCTTGGAGGACATGATGCAGGTGGCCGATGAAGGGGGTATCATGCCCCCCAAGAGCACCTGGTTTGAACCCAAGTTGCGCGACGCCCTCTTCATTCACCTGATTTGAGCCGTGAACCCGGCCTCACATCGCCTGGGCAGGAATATCCTCGCCGCGCTGGCGGTGGGTCTGATGGCGGGCATCGC
This is a stretch of genomic DNA from Fontisphaera persica. It encodes these proteins:
- a CDS encoding DUF1015 domain-containing protein, which gives rise to MGLIQPFAAVRPRPELAARICAPPYDVLSTEEARAMAEGNPLSFLRVSKPEIEFPPHQDPYAPEVYARACENFRRMLREGALMQEPAPAYYLYQQRMGRHVQTGLVAAASCAAYLEGKIKKHELTRPDKEDDRLRHIEVVGAQTGPAFLVYRSQPALDEFMAQKTAVAPEVEFTAPDGVRHAAWTVRDPSEMDFIGRAFAALSALYIADGHHRTAAAARLYQKRGSGPAAWFLAVIFPHHQLQILPYNRVLKDLNGLTPARLWERLQNVLEVLPDPGPVPARKHELCFYHAGKWHRLRWKDGVASAPHAVERLDAALLQQHVLQPVFGIDNPRTSERIAFIGGIRGPAELERLVNSGEYAAAFSLHPTTLEDMMQVADEGGIMPPKSTWFEPKLRDALFIHLI